From [Clostridium] symbiosum, a single genomic window includes:
- a CDS encoding ATP-binding protein — MNPVFYFVLAGLDAGALAVCCEAVFQKRPEVKAKDLLLFPVLLVLCIVPRMNFIADEGVSATFSIHGFEIVPVNSIVGLLFLLFSVLLLNSIFFRGRDNGDILSGTMAVFSLYLLVRCLCVAGAAVCGVSGASLSLGSRALTLLLILLPLYTPFYGQVQHLIQTGGIAVWIISSDIAFLLMAALTALSFQAEQFLSHLWLITVFLLAILLLNSILLFWHRRRIQERKRIHMIEQYVPIVEELILQVRARQHEFQNRILAIEAAVASADTLEEAQREVTALTDGVAINSNDRELLSCDSKIIAGMLFGKIKQAEAAGIHIELQLHGLFKKTAAPETEWIEVIGILLDNAIEASPKGSVIYVTGRKSGAYLELLVSNPFPAMSNTEFMALFRKGFTTKGSREGHGFGLYNILRITERFHGKILTRNEQVSGENYVVFGVLLP, encoded by the coding sequence ATGAATCCTGTATTCTATTTTGTGCTGGCGGGTTTAGACGCCGGAGCGCTGGCAGTTTGCTGCGAAGCAGTTTTTCAAAAAAGGCCGGAGGTAAAGGCAAAAGACCTTCTGCTTTTTCCCGTTTTACTGGTTCTGTGTATTGTACCGCGGATGAATTTTATTGCAGATGAAGGAGTAAGCGCCACGTTTTCGATACATGGGTTTGAAATAGTTCCGGTCAACAGTATCGTCGGTTTGCTGTTCCTGCTCTTTTCCGTACTGCTGCTCAACAGTATATTTTTCAGAGGAAGAGACAACGGTGATATTCTTAGTGGGACAATGGCAGTGTTTTCTCTTTATCTTTTGGTCCGCTGTCTGTGTGTTGCCGGGGCGGCTGTGTGCGGTGTTTCGGGCGCCTCTTTGTCCCTTGGAAGCCGCGCGCTGACCTTGCTCCTGATTCTATTGCCGCTTTACACGCCTTTTTATGGTCAGGTTCAGCATCTGATCCAAACAGGGGGAATCGCGGTCTGGATTATATCGTCGGATATTGCATTTCTGCTGATGGCTGCGCTTACGGCTCTTTCTTTTCAGGCGGAGCAATTTCTTTCTCATTTATGGTTGATTACAGTCTTTTTGCTGGCGATTCTGCTGCTGAACAGCATCCTGCTGTTTTGGCACCGGCGCAGAATACAGGAGCGGAAACGAATTCATATGATTGAACAGTATGTCCCCATCGTGGAGGAACTGATCCTGCAGGTCAGGGCAAGACAGCATGAGTTCCAGAACCGTATTTTGGCGATTGAGGCTGCTGTGGCTTCCGCTGATACGTTGGAGGAGGCGCAAAGAGAGGTGACGGCCCTGACGGACGGTGTTGCCATCAACTCCAATGACCGGGAACTGCTCTCGTGTGACAGCAAGATCATAGCCGGAATGCTGTTTGGGAAAATAAAGCAGGCCGAAGCGGCGGGGATTCATATAGAATTGCAGTTACACGGCCTTTTTAAGAAAACTGCGGCACCGGAAACGGAATGGATTGAGGTAATCGGGATTTTACTGGATAATGCAATCGAGGCTTCACCCAAAGGAAGCGTAATTTATGTTACAGGCAGAAAAAGCGGTGCGTATCTGGAACTGCTTGTTTCCAATCCGTTCCCGGCCATGTCGAATACAGAGTTTATGGCTCTGTTCCGGAAAGGGTTTACAACCAAGGGCAGCCGGGAGGGGCACGGTTTTGGTTTGTATAATATACTGCGTATCACAGAGCGGTTTCACGGAAAGATCCTGACGCGCAATGAACAGGTTTCGGGAGAGAACTATGTTGTCTTCGGCGTCCTTCTTCCATGA